The Colletotrichum higginsianum IMI 349063 chromosome 2, whole genome shotgun sequence genome has a segment encoding these proteins:
- a CDS encoding Myb and hsa domain protein has protein sequence MTEVGPADRSRLLRSKRDEFTSIVTSRKRKLRQLFAVATESDALPTNDFANPDAPPTSAAELQFLQTCDISQGRKLNEANVPARPQLRYDALRHSLERSGLFAPEPTPASATKQDAVIESQTNEAPLPSQRQPVAETSDGKGIPPSPRTTAGAPLPSSLPPKPPTPVSVAAAPATSTPSGVARLSVVPAPVPSPSPAAVPPKDPLHASRQEASEAADAADAEVAEKSAPSPARNESSGVYKQPESRSADASHVAPAQPSQPAQPAPRPPATQLPPPPDVKQPEEAKSPAVKLPPDVSRAAEGFSSPSSTTQTAATPAVHDVSTDTSPDNEGPQYLEPAEVQNETDAADGAEQAKESDTGHSSDADSNHARIPDGPEAQLLQESMAMDSKPTPTAAQTAAKEPTPPAVPAVPVVPVVPVATSKEASEQATPSIPPIAQDAPLTKVEPIMSAAVKEIPDSQESQDADRMDVDQPATTQAEEKPSVKVQDTRAESKTAETQQTPSQAPVETPQDPERAVTRTASGTIRQKSVAEILGGSTPMDSAQTGVAVKVPPSQLTPMTATPKSPTRPKVFANKKKEKEKAKNKPSAVVFGKQTKRSVDKSLMPSQQKQSFLPTDDYFTPLFVQGFTQTSKWMKPIEVVLNQSHKTVSTPDAYVAIQDNQACRVLRRVYHLQQHDKWSLRQPKRCPEPVRPESHWDVLLHEMKWMRTDFREEKKWRLAAARNLAHACAEWVASTEDERKELQVSSYIPPLPQPADAEADISMAETAMDVVDAQATPELVPSGDQDSPEHVDELQEEAIETVAPSAIFALEEDDVVFELRSSPATDQLLQELPMYGTPLKVPAFDFTGPEFDPDAHWRRPALPLSKYVEGEMKLSSDGPPRKRSRYQYEEEEDDDDERVVFGSQPAKKMKLPPQNTDVALFNPEMKPIRDRLHAGHQFRPPAEYQMPMQNFYECRSPSQWTLSEDDELRSLVREYSYNWSLISSLLTPRSLFNSGAERRTPWECFERWINLEGLPTDMQKTQYFKAYQNRIDAANRVIMQQNQIAQQQAAGSTTPATPVARRRPSTPLRVERRRNQKHLTLIDAMRKLAKKRETAAQKQQHATQMAAMRKANEAAQPRGPTKTPRDYSLMRWERDQQLAEKVAQFHRRQEDQRRIAMQARQGQVAAQIATTPGAGQAQTNAAAQVNGTIPRPNMPNQLAVPGQAGRGRMPVQAPTANMGGVPAQMGGLVPPAMQMNGVPQAQMQAAMQAQHRMPMPNPQPDVNLMLQARRISEQQRQAVQLQQAQQQAQQQVHPQQPQQQHQPQQQQGQQMHQGTPTSHASQSHSPPNMRPASVNGINGANGVNGVNQQNIYANAQALMASVNSANGVGVSTPPAGGLHMPNGTAGSPRPLTQVPASIQVQLNNLENQYRAKNPNLTPEQVRQAATEYLTRLMIAQRTNMSQNAMNAAAGGGGAASPGIANGLAATTSPHQYAALLRQQQQQQAAAAAAQNGQPQNGQHQQTHHQQHHGQQAQLHHQQQQHGQQHHAQQQQNGQQSHAQQQHVQPQHTQHQQHQVRAQPTPQPQPQPTPQPQPQPQPQPQHTPQPPQPQQLLKQAQHQQQHQPQQVQRTPSGQPTQPVQQHLQQAQQVQKPPTPHTPVQQVQKPPTPVAPVAPVQKPPTPQMQKAQTPQMQKAQTPQMQKAQTPQMQKAQTPQMQKAQTPQMQKAQTPQTQQQAQAQPQAQQQAQQAAQQAQQQRQASGSATPSATPAT, from the exons ATGACTGAGGTCGGGCCTGCCGACCGCTCCAGGCTTTTGCGATCAAAACGCGATGAATTCAC CTCAATTGTAACGTCGAGGAAGCGGAAGCTTCGCCAGCTCTTCGCTGTCGCGACCGAGAGCGATGCACTCCCGACGAATGACTTCGCGAACCCCGACGCGCCGCCCACCTCAGCAGCCGAACTGCAATTTTTGCAAACCTGCGACATTTCACA AGGCCGAAAGCTGAATGAAGCGAATGTTCCCGCCCGACCTCAACTGCGCTACGATGCGTTGAGGCACTCCCTCGAACGTTCTGGCCTTTTCGCACCAGAGCCTACGCCCGCGTCTGCTACAAAGCAAGATGCCGTCATCGAATCCCAAACGAACGAAGCTCCTCTACCGTCGCAACGGCAGCCTGTAGCCGAAACCAGCGATGGGAAGGGCATCCCACCGTCACCTCGAACAACCGCGGgcgctcctcttccttcATCACTTCCGCCGAAGCCCCCAACACCTGTGTCCGTTGCAGCGGCACCGGCGACTTCGACTCCATCCGGCGTTGCGAGACTATCCGTTGTACCCGCCCCGGtcccctcgccgtcgccagctGCGGTTCCCCCAAAGGATCCTCTTCACGCATCGCGACAGGAGGCTAGCGAGGCTGCAGATGCTGCAGATGCTGAAGTCGCCGAGAAGTCCGCTCCCTCTCCGGCGCGGAATGAGTCCAGCGGCGTCTACAAGCAGCCGGAATCCCGGTCAGCCGATGCGTCCCATGTAGCTCCCGCTCAACCCTCTCAACCCGCTCAACCCGCTCCTCGACCACCGGCTACTCAACTGCCCCCCCCGCCCGATGTCAAGCAACCGGAGGAAGCGAAGTCTCCGGCTGTGAAGCTGCCGCCCGATGTCTCGAGGGCAGCAGAAGGGTTCTcttcgccgagctcgaccacACAAACTGCCGCGACACCGGCTGTTCATGATGTTTCCACAGATACCAGCCCAGACAATGAAGGTCCCCAATATTTGGAACCGGCAGAGGTTCAAAATGAGACCGACGCAGCGGACGGTGCCGAGCAAGCTAAGGAATCTGATACCGGACATTCTTCTGATGCCGATTCAAACCATGCTAGAATTCCGGACGGGCCCGAGGCCCAGCTTCTGCAGGAGTCCATGGCGATGGACTCTAAGccaacaccaacagcagCTCAAACCGCCGCGAAGGAGCCAACGCCCCCTGCCGTCCCTGCCGTCCCTGTTGTCCCTGTTGTCCCTGTTGCCACTTCGAAGGAAGCGTCCGAGCAAGCGACGCCGTCTATCCCACCCATTGCGCAAGATGCGCCTCTGACGAAGGTTGAGCCAATTATGTCTGCCGCAGTCAAAGAAATCCCAGACAGCCAGGAGTCCCAGGACGCAGACAGAATGGATGTGGATCAACCCGCCACTACCCAAGCAGAAGAAAAACCTTCTGTCAAGGTACAGGACACTCGTGCCGAATCAAAGACAGCCGAGACTCAACAAACTCCATCCCAAGCGCCAGTGGAGACTCCGCAGGACCCTGAGCGAGCGGTCACTAGAACTGCGTCTGGCACAATAAGACAAAAGTCCGTTGCCGAAATCTTGGGAGGATCGACACCTATGGACTCTGCCCAGACCGGCGTGGCCGTCAAGGTACCACCCAGCCAGCTGACGCCAATGACGGCTACTCCCAAGTCCCCGACCAGGCCAAAAGTCTTTgcgaacaagaagaaggagaaggagaaagccAAGAACAAACCGTCCGCGGTGGTCTTTGGCAAGCAGACCAAGCGGTCCGTCGACAAGTCCCTAATGCCCAGTCAGCAGAAGCAGAGTTTCCTCCCCACAGACGACTACTTCACGCCACTCTTTGTCCAAGGCTTTACTCAGACATCAAAGTGGATGAAGCCGATTGAAGTTGTTCTCAACCAATCCCACAAGACGGTCTCTACCCCGGACGCCTATGTGGCTATCCAAGATAACCAAGCATGTCGAGTGCTTCGCCGAGTTTATCACCTTCAGCAGCACGACAAATGGTCGCTACGGCAGCCCAAGAGATGCCCAGAACCTGTTCGCCCAGAGTCCCACTGGGATGTCCTTCTCCATGAGATGAAATGGATGAGGACGGATTtcagagaagagaagaagtggAGACTTGCGGCCGCTCGCAATCTTGCTCACGCTTGCGCGGAATGGGTCGCCTCGACCGAGGATGAACGCAAGGAGCTTCAGGTCTCTTCCTATATCCCGCCGTTGCCACAGccagccgacgccgaggctgACATATCCATGGCCGAGACCGCgatggatgttgttgatgctCAGGCAACCCCTGAGCTGGTACCCTCCGGAGACCAAGACTCTCCCGAGcacgtcgacgagctgcaggAAGAGGCTATCGAGACAGTTGCGCCATCCGCCATATTTGCTcttgaggaggacgacgtcgtttTTGAGCTTCGGAGCTCTCCGGCCACTGATCAGCTGCTTCAGGAGCTCCCGATGTACGGGACGCCTCTGAAGGTTCCTGCATTTGACTTCACCGGCCCTGAGTTCGACCCCGATGCACACTGGCGCCGTCCCGCTCTTCCGCTAAGCAAATATGTTGAAGGTGAGATGAAGCTTTCCTCGGACGGGCCTCCCAGGAAGCGGAGCCGATACCAgtacgaggaggaggaagacgacgatgacgagagGGTGGTGTTTGGATCTCAGCCTGCAAAGAAGATGAAGTTGCCGCCGCAGAACACAGATGTGGCCTTATTCAATCCCGAGATGAAGCCAATCAGAGACCGGCTTCACGCAGGCCATCAGTTCCGACCCCCTGCGGAGTACCAGATGCCGATGCAGAACTTCTACGAGTGTCGCAGCCCCTCACAGTGGACCTTGTccgaggatgacgagttgCGGAGCCTCGTTCGCGAGTACTCGTACAACTGGTCGCTCATCTCAAGCCTCCTCACTCCGAGGTCTCTGTTCAACTCGGGGGCAGAGCGGAGGACGCCGTGGGAATGCTTTGAACGATGGATCAATCTCGAAGGCTTGCCTACAGACATGCAGAAGACACAATACTTCAAAGCCTACCAGAACAGGATTGATGCCGCCAACCGCGTCATCATGCAACAGAACCAGATTGCTCAGCAACAAGCCGctggctcgacgacgccggcgacgccggtcGCTAGGCGCAGACCGTCGACGCCTCTCAGAGTTGAGCGGCGGCGCAACCAGAAGCACTTGACGCTGATCGACGCTATGAGGAAGCTGGCAAAGAAGCGGGAGACAGCAGCCCAGAAGCAGCAACATGCCACTCAGATGGCTGCCATGCGCAAGGCCAACGAGGCTGCGCAACCTAGAGGCCCCACCAAGACACCCAGGGACTACAGCTTGATGAGATGGGAGCGTGACCAGCAACTTGCCGAGAAGGTGGCTCAGTTTCATCGGCGCCAGGAGGACCAAAGGAGGATTGCCATGCAGGCGCGGCAAGGTCAAGTCGCTGCCCAGATTGCAACCACTCCTGGCGCTGGCCAGGCGCAGACAAACGCCGCGGCGCAAGTCAACGGCACCATTCCCCGTCCGAACATGCCCAACCAGCTCGCCGTTCCTGGCCAagccggccgaggccgtaTGCCAGTGCAAGCACCGACGGCCAACATGGGCGGCGTTCCAGCCCAGATGGGCGGGCTTGTGCCTCCAGCCATGCAGATGAACGGAGTCCCTCAAGCGCAGATGCAAGCGGCGATGCAGGCCCAGCATAGAATGCCAATGCCCAACCCTCAACCCGACGTCAATTTGATGCTTCAGGCTCGCCGCATCTCGGAGCAACAACGGCAAGCTGTTCAGTTGCAGCAGGCTCAACAACAAGCCCAGCAACAGGTCCACCCACAGCaaccgcagcagcagcaccaaccacagcagcaacagggTCAGCAGATGCATCAGGGAACGCCCACATCTCACGCATCTCAATCCCACTCACCGCCCAACATGCGGCCTGCTTCGGTCAATGGTATCAATGGCGCCAACGGGGTCAACGGGGTCAACCAGCAAAACATCTACGCCAACGCCCAAGCCTTGATGGCATCGGTCAACAGTGCTAATGGCGTTGGAGTATCGACGCCTCCAGCTGGTGGCCTCCACATGCCGAACGGTACTGCGGGCTCCCCTCGGCCCCTGACCCAGGTGCCTGCCAGCATTCAAGTCCAGCTGAACAACCTGGAGAATCAGTACAGGGCAAAGAACCCGAACCTGACACCCGAGCAGGTCCGCCAAGCTGCCACGGAATATCTCACGCGCTTGATGATTGCACAAAGAACGAACATGTCGCAAAATGCTATGAATGCGGCAGCCGGCGGTGGAGGTGCCGCGTCCCCCGGTATCGCCAATGGACTTGCGGCCACCACCAGCCCGCATCAATATGCTGCTCTTCTCaggcagcaacagcagcaacaagcggcggctgctgctgcccagAATGGCCAACCTCAGAACGGCCAGCACCAGCAGACGCACCATCAGCAGCATCACGGCCAACAAGCCCAATTGCACcatcagcagcaacagcatgGCCAGCAACACCAtgctcagcagcagcaaaatGGCCAACAGTCTCACGCCCAGCAGCAACACGTCCAACCGCAGCATacccagcaccagcaacaCCAGGTTCGAGCCCAGCCAACGCCACAGCCACAGCCCCAGCCAACGCCACAGCCAcagccccagccccagccccagccccagcACACGCCTCAACCTCCTCAGCCCCAGCAGCTGCTGAAGCAGGCtcaacatcagcaacaaCATCAGCCCCAGCAGGTCCAACGAACCCCTTCGGGTCAGCCTACTCAGCCGGTGCAGCAGCACCTTCAACAGGCCCAGCAGGTCCAGAAGCCTCCAACTCCTCACACGCCCGTTCAACAGGTTCAGAAGCCTCCGACGCCTGTCGCGCCTGTCGCGCCTGTACAGAAGCCTCCTACACCGCAGATGCAGAAGGCCCAGACACCGCAGATGCAGAAGGCCCAGACGCCGCAGATGCAGAAGGCCCAGACACCGCAGATGCAGAAGGCCCAGACGCCGCAGATGCAGAAGGCCCAGACGCCGCAGATGCAGAAGGCCCAGACGCCTCAGACGCAGCAACAGGCGCAGGCTCAACCGCAAGCGCAACAACAGGCCCAGCAGGCGGCACAACAagctcagcagcagcgtcaAGCTAGCGGCAGCGCAACACCCTCAGCTACGCCCGCGACGTGA
- a CDS encoding Sodium/hydrogen exchanger, with translation MVSATDITGAALRLVQRAAEEGDPESSDGSQKEIFAAWALFISIMLLITAFLTSYFLQERKIEAVHETVISIFAGMTVGLLLLVTSGDSIRNLISFDYQIFFNLLLPPIILASGYELHQANFFRNMGTILTFAFAGTFLSAVVIGLILWLYALTGVESISMSFVDAISVGATLSATDPVTILAIFNSYKVDPKLYTIIFGESILNDAIAIVIFDTAQKYKKGDASKLGFLSFFEGIGIFLIVFFGSMLIGVVVGVLMALLLKLTYIRRYPKNESCLVVLVAYATYFFSHAIHMSGIVSLLFCGITLKHYAYFNMSRRTQLTTKFIFQILAQLSENFIFIYLGLALFTDNALQFRPLLIIITVCAVCAARWVAVFPLSRLINWVIRYRARRRGGDVSDELPYNYQAMLFWAGLRGAVGVALAALLTGENSYALKATVLVVVVLTVIIFGGTTARMLEILGIQTGVVDEIDSDDEFDIETFSGGQYAKRTGTGIGYTPRRNGSLSLDNIGLRNGARPPVGGERSSYVSGSHSPNPIKRQSSHSRKNSEVERTDLLGRSGNTTDSDLESDIDTSDLPPPARREPRRRSPTIPGASQSSVTSGGLLAQTEPAGAVATAPHHVSATSAIRQLFSHGAEDAAGLFRQLDEDYIKPKLLLDGGSSSRGNGSGSGPGPGQV, from the exons ATGGTATCGGCGACGGATATCACCGGGGCGGCCCTGCGCCTTGTTC AACgcgccgccgaagaaggcgacCCGGAGA GCTCCGATGGCTCCCAAAAGGAGATCTTCGCTGCATGGGCGCTGTTCATCTCCATCATGCTTCTCATCACCGCTTTCCTGACCAGCTACTTCCTCCAAGAAAGAAAAATTGAGGCCGTACACGAGACCGTCATCTCCATCTTTGCAG GAATGACTGTCGGCCTTCTGCTGCTCGTGACCTCTGGCGATTCGATCCGAAACCTGATCAGCTTCGACTACCAAATCTTCTTCAACCTACTGCTTCCTCCGATCATCCTAGCTTCGGGCTACGAGCTACATCAGGCCAATTTCTTTAGGAACATGGGCACAATCTTGACTTTCGCTTTCGCCGGGACGTTCCTATCGGCTGTAGTGATCGGTCTCATCCTCTGGCTTTACGCCTTGACGGGGGTCGAATCCATCAGCATGTCGTTTGTCGATGCTATTTCTGTCGGCGCGACTCTGTCGGCTACCGACCCTGTGACGATTCTGGCCATCTTCAACTCGTACAAGGTCGATCCCAAACTGTACACCATTATTTTTGGCGAGTCGATTCTTAACGATGCCATTGCTATCGTCATCTTCGACACGGCTCAGAAGTACAAGAAAGGTGACGCGTCTAAGCTTGGTTTCTTGAGCTTTTTCGAGGGTATCGGCATCTTCTTGATTGTCTTCTTCGGTAGTATGTTGATTGGTGTGGTTGTGGGCGTTCTAATGGCGCTGCTTCTGAAGCTCACATACATTCGACGATACCCCAAGAACGAGAGCTGCCTCGTTGTGCTGGTTGCATATGCCACCTACTTCTTCTCCCATGCCATTCACATGTCCG GCATTGTATCTTTGCTGTTTTGTGGCATTACATTGAAGCACTACGCCTATTTCAACATGTCTCGGCGAACCCAGCTTACGACCAAGTTCATATTCCAGATTCTTGCTCAGCTGTCTGAGAATTTCATTTTCATTTACCTCGGGCTCGCATTGTTCACGGATAACGCCTTGCAATTCCGACCTCTACTAATTATCATCACCGTCTGCGCAGTCTGTGCCGCGCGATGGGTGGCGGTATTCCCCCTATCCCGTCTCATCAACTGGGTCATCCGTTACAGGGCTCGTCGAAGAGGCGGAGACGTGAGCGATGAGCTTCCCTATAACTACCAGGCCATGCTTTTCTGGGCTGGCCTACGCGGAGCCGTCGGCGTTGCTCTTGCGGCATTGCTCACTGGCGAGAACTCGTATGCCTTGAAGGCCACGGTTTTGGTGGTTGTAGTGCTTaccgtcatcatcttcgGTGGCACAACGGCGCGTATGTTGGAAATCCTCGGTATCCAGACCGGGGTTGTAGACGAGATCGATAGCGACGATGAGTTCGATATTGAAACGTTCAGCGGCGGTCAGTATGCTAAGCGCACCGGCACTGGTATTGGCTACACTCCCCGACGGAATGGCAGCCTGTCGCTGGACAACATTGGGTTGCGCAACGGCGCACGGCCACCCGTGGGAGGAGAGCGCAGTAGTTATGTGTCCGGCTCACACTCACCAAATCCGATCAAGAGACAGTCGAGTCACAGCCGCAAGAACTCCGAGGTCGAGAGGACCGACCTCTTGGGCCGCAGCGGCAACACGACGGATTCGGACTTGGAAAGCGACATTGACACGTCGGACCTCCCGCCCCCGGCGCGTCGGGAACCTCGCCGGAGGAGCCCAACAATCCCTGGCGCCTCGCAATCGTCAGTGACGTCGGGTGGCCTTCTCGCGCAAACCGAACCCGCGGGCGCTGTGGCCACGGCACCCCATCACGTCTCGGCAACGTCTGCCATTAGACAACTCTTCAGCCATGGCGCCGAGGATGCGGCGGGTCTGTTCAGgcagctggacgaggactACATCAAGCCaaagctgctgctcgacggagggagcagcagccgggGGAACGGCTCCGGTTCGGGCCCGGGCCCGGGCCAGGTTTAG